The following coding sequences lie in one Labrus bergylta chromosome 5, fLabBer1.1, whole genome shotgun sequence genomic window:
- the npffl gene encoding pro-FMRFamide-related neuropeptide FF like, translating to MDAAAVATLLALVLTLAGVSQALHVQGGLEKNNILPDSEESVVDHLLGLESENTDNSIDDRLLTAVLRALLLGSQRETRNSVLHQPQRFGRGSRGQVASEDQVQSRDWEAAPGQLWSMAVPQRFGKK from the exons ATGGACGCAGCCGCGGTAGCAACTCTTTTGGctctggttctgactctggcTGGAGTCAGTCAGGCTCTTCACGTCCAAGGCGGTctggagaaaaacaacatcctGCCAGACTCAGAGGAGAGCGTGGTCGACCACTTGCTGGGGCTG GAGAGTGAAAACACAGATAACAGCATTGATGATCGCCTGCTGACTGCCGTGCTAAGAGCTCTGCTGCTCGGATCTCAGAGGGAAACCAGGAACTCTGTCCTCCATCAGCCACAGAG GTTTGGCCGAGGCTCCAGAGGGCAAGTAGCGTCAGAGGATCAGGTTCAGTCCCGTGACTGGGAAGCTGCCCCAGGTCAGCTCTGGAGCATGGCTGTGCCCCAGAGATTTGGCAAGAAGTGA
- the itga7 gene encoding integrin alpha-7 isoform X1, whose product MAALMGHGNAVFLSSCSSHPWTTLLWAVLTLFSHVWGFNLDTTHTLHKLGDQGTFFGFSLALHQQLTPEPQSWILVGAPQAAGQGLLKGSRPGALFKCPITPEEYDCERVDIDGDVSLDRESKDNQWLGVTVKSQGIGGKVVTCAHLYELRQRVSQSSETRDPIGRCYVLSEDLTERDDLDGGEWKFCEGRPQGHEQFGFCQQGLSVSFTPDNNFILFGAPGTYNWKGEMRVQLLNQTMLDLGLYDDGPYEVADQKQLNAQLIPVPHHSYLGFSVDSAMGIMSLRELTFVAGAPRANHTGAVVLLKKDNVYRLVPQHIFWGEELASSFGYSVATADLNRDGWTDLIVGAPNFFDRKAEIGGAVYVYLNPSGHWDDQARPIRLNGTYDSMFGMTVSNIGDLDQDGYGDIAVGAPFDGDGKVFIYRGSDAGIETKPAQVLDGRDFDVRRFGYSISGGLDIDNNQYPDLAVGSLNNSVVLFRSRPVIHVIRDISIDPYFIDLEQHNCNDREGVCVEVKACFTFTAHPEHYSPHMTLLVHFEADAERRKLGLPHRVNFLGRSSLEPEYTQTEEVEMHRQRHPVCTTALFQLHENIRDKLRPISLAITHTIKPVPPRRHSGTKRLEKLAPVLNVSPSNTLHSEVNFLREGCGIDKICQSNLKLSYQFGTTPITSDLFTPLPKDEDDVQVFSLSDHRLVVLEITVTNMPSDPLHPEEDGDDAHAAQLLITLPDTLSYSGSRIPPQMRCQANQNGSQVECDLGNPVKRDTKLKFTINLSISNITIETTELTADLLLTTISEQPDLEPVTAFAKVVIELPLSVSGLAHPHQLFFSGTVRGESAMKSLDDVGSPVDFEFVVANQGQALQTLGSAFLNIMWPYELANEKWLLYPASLKFEGHPDTQCTQTRALNPLELEWSSSVAAPSQPVNEGGGRRRRSHSEEEGQVMTKGSVGRTTPAVAASERRKSLKLDCLLGSARCVVFQCPLHSFSGKAVVRIHARLWNSSFIEDFSAVSALELLVRANITVKSGIKHLVLKDAAAQVPVMIYPEPGLTDQYWIPWWIILIAVLAGILLLTLLVCLLWKCGFFQRAHYKDKLPQYHAVKIPREDRPQFQTEKSGVAHKKEWATHWSDGTS is encoded by the exons GATCCTTGTGGGGGCACCACAGGCAGCAGGGCAGGGCCTGTTGAAGGGAAGTCGGCCGGGAGCCTTGTTCAAGTGTCCAATCACACCCGAGGAATACGACTGTGAGAGGGTCGATATTGATGGAGATG TGAGTCTTGACAGAGAGAGCAAAGACAACCAGTGGCTGGGAGTCACAGTGAAGAGTCAGGGGATCGGCGGGAAGGTGGTG ACCTGTGCTCACCTTTATGAGCTCAGGCAGCGTGTAAGTCAATCTTCAGAGACTCGCGACCCGATTGGACGCTGCTATGTCCTGAGCGAGGATCTAACAGAGCGAGATGACCTGGACGGAGGGGAGTGGAAGTTCTGCGAGGGCCGGCCGCAGGGACACGAGCAGTTTGGCTTCTGTCAGCAGGGCCTGTCTGTCAGTTTCACTCCAGACAACAACTTCATTCTGTTCGGGGCTCCAGGGACATATAACTGGAAAG GAGAGATGCGTGTCCAACTCCTTAACCAGACTATGCTTGACCTCGGTCTCTATGACGACGGACCCTACGAGGTGGCAGATCAGAAACAGCTTAATGCCCAGCTCATCCCTGTGCCCCACCACAGTTACCTGG GGTTTTCCGTTGACTCGGCCATGGGGATAATGAGCCTCAGGGAGCTGACCTTCGTAGCGGGCGCACCTCGGGCCAATCACACAGGAGCAGTGGTGCTGCTGAAGAAGGATAACGTGTACCGGCTGGTGCCACAGCACATCTTCTGGGGGGAGGAGCTGGCGTCTTCATTTGGGTACTCGGTGGCTACAGCAGACCTGAACAGAGACGG cTGGACCGATCTGATTGTTGGAGCTCCCAACTTCTTCGACCGTAAGGCAGAGATTGGTGGAGCTGTATACGTGTACCTGAACCCCTCCGGTCACTGGGACGACCAGGCTCGGCCCATCCGTCTCAACGGGACCTACGACTCCATGTTTGGAATGACGGTCAGCAACATCGGAGATCTGGACCAGGACGGATACGGAG ACATTGCTGTGGGGGCTCCATTCGATGGAGATGGCAAAGTTTTTATCTACAGAGGCTCGGATGCAGGAATAGAAACAAAACCTGCTCAG GTGTTGGATGGCCGTGACTTTGACGTGAGACGTTTTGGATACTCCATCTCAGGTGGTTTGGATATTGACAATAATCAATACCCAGATCTTGCAGTGGGCTCTCTCAACAATTCAGTGGTTCTCTTCAG GTCCCGTCCAGTCATCCATGTGATTAGAGATATATCTATTGACCCTTATTTCATTGATCTGGAACAGCACAACTGCAATGACAGAGAAGGAGTCTG CGTGGAGGTCAAGGCCTGCTTCACCTTCACAGCCCACCCAGAACACTACTCGCCACACATGA CTCTGCTGGTGCACTTTGAAGCCGATGCGGAGCGCAGGAAGTTGGGACTCCCTCACCGTGTTAACTTCCTGGGTCGCAGTTCTCTGGAGCCAgagtacacacagacagaggaggtggagatgcATCGGCAGCGTCATCCTGTGTGCACCACTGCTCTCTTCCAACTTCAT GAGAACATACGTGACAAACTGCGTCCCATCTCATTGGCTATAACTCACACCATCAAGCCTGTACCTCCACGCAGACACTCGGGGACCAAGAGGCTGGAGAAGCTGGCGCCTGTGTTAAACGTTTCCCCCTCCAACACGCTGCACTCTGAG GTGAACTTCCTGCGTGAAGGATGCGGCATTGACAAGATCTGCCAGAGCAACCTGAAGCTGAGCTACCAGTTTGGAACAACACCCATAACCTCTGACCTCTTCACCCCTCTGCCAAA AGACGAGGATGATGTGCAGGTGTTCTCCCTGTCAGATCATCGCCTGGTGGTGCTGGAGATCACCGTCACCAACATGCCTTCTGACCCCCTGCACCCCGAGGAGGACGGAGATGACGCCCACGCCGCTCAGCTTCTCATCACCCTTCCTGACACTTTGTCGTATTCCGGCTCCAGGATCCCACCGCAG ATGAGATGTCAAGCCAACCAGAATGGCTCGCAAGTTGAGTGTGACCTTGGAAACCCTGTGAAACGAGATACTAAA CTGAAGTTCACCATCAACTTGAGCATATCCAACATCACAATTGAGACCACTGAGCTGACAGCAGATCTCTTGTTGACAAC taTCAGCGAGCAGCCTGACCTGGAACCAGTCACAGCTTTTGCTAAAGTTGTGATAGAGCTCCCTCTGTCTGTTAGCGG GCTGGCTCATCCTCACCAGCTGTTCTTCAGCGGGACAGTGAGGGGAGAGAGCGCCATGAAGAGCCTCGACGATGTCGGCAGTCCAGTGGACTTTGAGTTTGTG gttgCTAATCAAGGACAAGCTCTGCAGACGCTCGGCtcagcttttttaaacatcatgtgGCCTTACGAGCTGGCCAATGAGAAATGGCTCCTGTATCCTGCTAGCTTAAAGTTTGAGGGTCACCCAGACACACAGTGCACCCAGACACGGGCGCTGAATCCTTTGGAGTTGGAGTGGAGCTCCTCAGTTGCAGCTCCTTCACAGCCTGTCAATGAGGGG GGTGGACGGAGGCGCCGCTCCCACTCAGAGGAGGAAGGTCAAGTGATGACCAAAGGCAGCGTGGGACGAACTACTCCAGCTGTGGCAGCTTCAGAGAGACGCAAGTCACTCAAACTG GATTGTCTCTTGGGGTCGGCCCGCTGTGTCGTGTTTCAGTGTCCGCTCCACAGCTTCTCTGGTAAGGCCGTCGTCAGGATTCACGCCCGCCTGTGGAACAGCAGCTTCATagag gaCTTTTCAGCAGTCAGTGCTCTAGAGCTGCTGGTCAGAGCCAACATCACTGTGAAGTCTGGCATCAAACACCTGGTCCTCAAGGATGCTGCTGCACAG GTCCCGGTGATGATCTACCCTGAGCCCGGTCTTACTGACCAGTACTGGATCCCCTGGTGGATCATCCTCATAGCCGTCTTGGCGGGCATCCTGCTTCTGACTCTACTGGTCTGCTTACTGTGGAAg TGTGGCTTCTTCCAGCGGGCCCACTACAAAGACAAATTGCCTCAGTACCACGCGGTGAAGATTCCTCGTGAGGACCGGCCACAGTTCCAGACTGAGAAGTCAGGAGTCGCTCATAAAAAGGAATGGGCCACGCACTGGAGCGACGGAACCTCGTAA
- the itga7 gene encoding integrin alpha-7 isoform X2, which produces MAALMGHGNAVFLSSCSSHPWTTLLWAVLTLFSHVWGFNLDTTHTLHKLGDQGTFFGFSLALHQQLTPEPQSWILVGAPQAAGQGLLKGSRPGALFKCPITPEEYDCERVDIDGDVSLDRESKDNQWLGVTVKSQGIGGKVVTCAHLYELRQRVSQSSETRDPIGRCYVLSEDLTERDDLDGGEWKFCEGRPQGHEQFGFCQQGLSVSFTPDNNFILFGAPGTYNWKGLLFMASPIEDALLYKTLEPSSRPTPFEDVAHNSYLGFSVDSAMGIMSLRELTFVAGAPRANHTGAVVLLKKDNVYRLVPQHIFWGEELASSFGYSVATADLNRDGWTDLIVGAPNFFDRKAEIGGAVYVYLNPSGHWDDQARPIRLNGTYDSMFGMTVSNIGDLDQDGYGDIAVGAPFDGDGKVFIYRGSDAGIETKPAQVLDGRDFDVRRFGYSISGGLDIDNNQYPDLAVGSLNNSVVLFRSRPVIHVIRDISIDPYFIDLEQHNCNDREGVCVEVKACFTFTAHPEHYSPHMTLLVHFEADAERRKLGLPHRVNFLGRSSLEPEYTQTEEVEMHRQRHPVCTTALFQLHENIRDKLRPISLAITHTIKPVPPRRHSGTKRLEKLAPVLNVSPSNTLHSEVNFLREGCGIDKICQSNLKLSYQFGTTPITSDLFTPLPKDEDDVQVFSLSDHRLVVLEITVTNMPSDPLHPEEDGDDAHAAQLLITLPDTLSYSGSRIPPQMRCQANQNGSQVECDLGNPVKRDTKLKFTINLSISNITIETTELTADLLLTTISEQPDLEPVTAFAKVVIELPLSVSGLAHPHQLFFSGTVRGESAMKSLDDVGSPVDFEFVVANQGQALQTLGSAFLNIMWPYELANEKWLLYPASLKFEGHPDTQCTQTRALNPLELEWSSSVAAPSQPVNEGGGRRRRSHSEEEGQVMTKGSVGRTTPAVAASERRKSLKLDCLLGSARCVVFQCPLHSFSGKAVVRIHARLWNSSFIEDFSAVSALELLVRANITVKSGIKHLVLKDAAAQVPVMIYPEPGLTDQYWIPWWIILIAVLAGILLLTLLVCLLWKCGFFQRAHYKDKLPQYHAVKIPREDRPQFQTEKSGVAHKKEWATHWSDGTS; this is translated from the exons GATCCTTGTGGGGGCACCACAGGCAGCAGGGCAGGGCCTGTTGAAGGGAAGTCGGCCGGGAGCCTTGTTCAAGTGTCCAATCACACCCGAGGAATACGACTGTGAGAGGGTCGATATTGATGGAGATG TGAGTCTTGACAGAGAGAGCAAAGACAACCAGTGGCTGGGAGTCACAGTGAAGAGTCAGGGGATCGGCGGGAAGGTGGTG ACCTGTGCTCACCTTTATGAGCTCAGGCAGCGTGTAAGTCAATCTTCAGAGACTCGCGACCCGATTGGACGCTGCTATGTCCTGAGCGAGGATCTAACAGAGCGAGATGACCTGGACGGAGGGGAGTGGAAGTTCTGCGAGGGCCGGCCGCAGGGACACGAGCAGTTTGGCTTCTGTCAGCAGGGCCTGTCTGTCAGTTTCACTCCAGACAACAACTTCATTCTGTTCGGGGCTCCAGGGACATATAACTGGAAAG GGCTCTTGTTCATGGCTAGCCCCATTGAAGATGCACTGCTGTACAAAACTCTGGAGCCCTCCAGCCGGCCCACACCGTTTGAGGATGTAGCTCATAATAGCTACTTAG GGTTTTCCGTTGACTCGGCCATGGGGATAATGAGCCTCAGGGAGCTGACCTTCGTAGCGGGCGCACCTCGGGCCAATCACACAGGAGCAGTGGTGCTGCTGAAGAAGGATAACGTGTACCGGCTGGTGCCACAGCACATCTTCTGGGGGGAGGAGCTGGCGTCTTCATTTGGGTACTCGGTGGCTACAGCAGACCTGAACAGAGACGG cTGGACCGATCTGATTGTTGGAGCTCCCAACTTCTTCGACCGTAAGGCAGAGATTGGTGGAGCTGTATACGTGTACCTGAACCCCTCCGGTCACTGGGACGACCAGGCTCGGCCCATCCGTCTCAACGGGACCTACGACTCCATGTTTGGAATGACGGTCAGCAACATCGGAGATCTGGACCAGGACGGATACGGAG ACATTGCTGTGGGGGCTCCATTCGATGGAGATGGCAAAGTTTTTATCTACAGAGGCTCGGATGCAGGAATAGAAACAAAACCTGCTCAG GTGTTGGATGGCCGTGACTTTGACGTGAGACGTTTTGGATACTCCATCTCAGGTGGTTTGGATATTGACAATAATCAATACCCAGATCTTGCAGTGGGCTCTCTCAACAATTCAGTGGTTCTCTTCAG GTCCCGTCCAGTCATCCATGTGATTAGAGATATATCTATTGACCCTTATTTCATTGATCTGGAACAGCACAACTGCAATGACAGAGAAGGAGTCTG CGTGGAGGTCAAGGCCTGCTTCACCTTCACAGCCCACCCAGAACACTACTCGCCACACATGA CTCTGCTGGTGCACTTTGAAGCCGATGCGGAGCGCAGGAAGTTGGGACTCCCTCACCGTGTTAACTTCCTGGGTCGCAGTTCTCTGGAGCCAgagtacacacagacagaggaggtggagatgcATCGGCAGCGTCATCCTGTGTGCACCACTGCTCTCTTCCAACTTCAT GAGAACATACGTGACAAACTGCGTCCCATCTCATTGGCTATAACTCACACCATCAAGCCTGTACCTCCACGCAGACACTCGGGGACCAAGAGGCTGGAGAAGCTGGCGCCTGTGTTAAACGTTTCCCCCTCCAACACGCTGCACTCTGAG GTGAACTTCCTGCGTGAAGGATGCGGCATTGACAAGATCTGCCAGAGCAACCTGAAGCTGAGCTACCAGTTTGGAACAACACCCATAACCTCTGACCTCTTCACCCCTCTGCCAAA AGACGAGGATGATGTGCAGGTGTTCTCCCTGTCAGATCATCGCCTGGTGGTGCTGGAGATCACCGTCACCAACATGCCTTCTGACCCCCTGCACCCCGAGGAGGACGGAGATGACGCCCACGCCGCTCAGCTTCTCATCACCCTTCCTGACACTTTGTCGTATTCCGGCTCCAGGATCCCACCGCAG ATGAGATGTCAAGCCAACCAGAATGGCTCGCAAGTTGAGTGTGACCTTGGAAACCCTGTGAAACGAGATACTAAA CTGAAGTTCACCATCAACTTGAGCATATCCAACATCACAATTGAGACCACTGAGCTGACAGCAGATCTCTTGTTGACAAC taTCAGCGAGCAGCCTGACCTGGAACCAGTCACAGCTTTTGCTAAAGTTGTGATAGAGCTCCCTCTGTCTGTTAGCGG GCTGGCTCATCCTCACCAGCTGTTCTTCAGCGGGACAGTGAGGGGAGAGAGCGCCATGAAGAGCCTCGACGATGTCGGCAGTCCAGTGGACTTTGAGTTTGTG gttgCTAATCAAGGACAAGCTCTGCAGACGCTCGGCtcagcttttttaaacatcatgtgGCCTTACGAGCTGGCCAATGAGAAATGGCTCCTGTATCCTGCTAGCTTAAAGTTTGAGGGTCACCCAGACACACAGTGCACCCAGACACGGGCGCTGAATCCTTTGGAGTTGGAGTGGAGCTCCTCAGTTGCAGCTCCTTCACAGCCTGTCAATGAGGGG GGTGGACGGAGGCGCCGCTCCCACTCAGAGGAGGAAGGTCAAGTGATGACCAAAGGCAGCGTGGGACGAACTACTCCAGCTGTGGCAGCTTCAGAGAGACGCAAGTCACTCAAACTG GATTGTCTCTTGGGGTCGGCCCGCTGTGTCGTGTTTCAGTGTCCGCTCCACAGCTTCTCTGGTAAGGCCGTCGTCAGGATTCACGCCCGCCTGTGGAACAGCAGCTTCATagag gaCTTTTCAGCAGTCAGTGCTCTAGAGCTGCTGGTCAGAGCCAACATCACTGTGAAGTCTGGCATCAAACACCTGGTCCTCAAGGATGCTGCTGCACAG GTCCCGGTGATGATCTACCCTGAGCCCGGTCTTACTGACCAGTACTGGATCCCCTGGTGGATCATCCTCATAGCCGTCTTGGCGGGCATCCTGCTTCTGACTCTACTGGTCTGCTTACTGTGGAAg TGTGGCTTCTTCCAGCGGGCCCACTACAAAGACAAATTGCCTCAGTACCACGCGGTGAAGATTCCTCGTGAGGACCGGCCACAGTTCCAGACTGAGAAGTCAGGAGTCGCTCATAAAAAGGAATGGGCCACGCACTGGAGCGACGGAACCTCGTAA